From the Peromyscus leucopus breed LL Stock chromosome 8b, UCI_PerLeu_2.1, whole genome shotgun sequence genome, one window contains:
- the LOC114682789 gene encoding tubulin gamma-1 chain, with translation MPREIITLQLGQCGNQIGFEFWKQLCAEHGISPEGIVEEFATEGTDRKDVFFYQADDEHYIPRAVLLDLEPRVIHSILNSSYAKLYNPENIYLSEHGGGAGNNWASGFSQGEKIHEDIFDIIDREADGSDSLEGFVLCHSIAGGTGSGLGSYLLERLNDRYPKKLVQTYSVFPNQDEMSDVVVQPYNSLLTLKRLTQNADCVVVLDNTALNLIATDRLHIQNPSFSQINQLVSTIMSASTTTLRYPGYMNNDLIGLIASLIPTPRLHFLMTGYTPLTTDQSVASVRKTTVLDVMRRLLQPKNVMVSTGRDRQTNHCYIAILNIIQGEVDPTQVHKSLQRIRERKLANFIPWGPASIQVALSRKSPYLPSAHRVSGLMMANHTSISSLFERTCRQFDKLRKREAFMEQFRKEDIFKDNFDEMDTSREIVQQLIDEYHAATRPDYISWGTQEQ, from the exons ATGCCGAGAGAAATCATCACCCTACAGTTGGGCCAGTGCGGCAATCAGA TTGGGTTCGAGTTCTGGAAACAGCTGTGTGCTGAGCATGGCATCAGCCCCGAGGGCATCGTAGAGGAGTTCGCCACTGAAGGCACTGACCGCAAGGACGTCTTTTTCTACCAG GCAGATGATGAGCATTACATCCCCCGGGCTGTGCTGCTGGACCTGGAGCCCCGGGTGATCCATTCCATCCTCAACTCATCCTATGCCAAGCTCTACAACCCAGAGAACATCTACCTGTCTGAGCATGGAGGAGGAGCGGGCAACAACTGGGCCAGTGGATTCTCTCAG GGAGAAAAAATCCACGAGGACATTTTCGACATCATAGATCGGGAGGCAGATGGCAGTGACAGTCTAGAG GGCTTTGTGCTGTGCCATTCCATTGCTGGGGGGACAGGCTCTGGCTTGGGCTCCTACCTCTTGGAACGTCTGAATGACAG GTACCCCAAGAAACTAGTGCAGACCTACTCTGTGTTTCCTAACCAAGACGAGATGAGTGACGTGGTGGTCCAGCCCTACAACTCCCTCCTCACGCTAAAGAGGTTGACCCAGAATGCAGACTGTGTG GTGGTGCTGGACAACACAGCCCTAAACCTGATCGCCACAGACCGCCTGCACATCCAGAACCCATCCTTCTCCCAGATCAACCAGCTG GTGTCCACCATCATGTCAGCCAGCACCACCACCCTGCGCTACCCTGGCTACATGAACAATGACCTCATCGGCCTCATCGCCTCCCTCATTCCCACCCCCAGGCTCCACTTCCTCATGACCGGCTATACACCTCTCACCACGGACCAGTCA GTGGCCAGTGTGAGGAAGACAACAGTCCTGGATGTCATGAGGCGACTGCTACAGCCCAAGAACGTGATGGTGTCCACAGGCCGGGATCGTCAGACCAACCACTGCTACATCGCCATCCTCAACATCATCCAGGGAGAGGTGGACCCCACCCAG GTCCACAAGAGCCTGCAGAGGATCCGGGAAAGGAAGTTGGCCAACTTCATCCCCTGGGGTCCAGCCAGCATCCAGGTGGCCCTGTCCAGGAAGTCTCCCTACCTTCCCTCAGCCCACCGGGTCAGCGGGCTCATGATGGCCAACCACACCAGTATCTCCTCG CTCTTTGAACGGACCTGTCGCCAGTTTGACAAGCTTCGGAAAAGGGAGGCTTTCATGGAGCAGTTCCGTAAGGAGGACATCTTCAAGGACAACTTTGATGAGATGGACACATCTAGGGAGATCGTGCAGCAGTTGATTGATGAGTACCACGCGGCCACCCGGCCAGACTACATCTCCTGGGGCACCCAGGAGCAATGA